The proteins below come from a single Xiphophorus hellerii strain 12219 chromosome 14, Xiphophorus_hellerii-4.1, whole genome shotgun sequence genomic window:
- the LOC116733398 gene encoding uncharacterized protein LOC116733398 isoform X2, protein MLLSLLPLLLLLLVRASQASHFLGTMMTYYPEETFADGSVSVILRYKLNFVSCIDSDAWQCNGNCGAQTQTLGLSVVQEVSGEWCQREGAITRLLPNNTGFETLLASGNWINSIQNGIVSWRAVTAVEMRNRSDIGKPNTSPQTTILPALRIPSNCAKNINLLAFDPDGDEVRCRYGNTSASECNPCTPPSVLSVSSNCSLSFSPTYNNTVLPYAVQLVIEDFPKQDIILTQTDGSQVVKTTNDAISKIPLQFVLKVGPPVPSCEDGAYLPRFLPPTPENRAQLFAPAGQALVINIRAEATQSVITGLRYSGPYNVVKNSSGSGNFSLTWTPSASEDGQSHPICFVVQANYSTTLLHSDLRCVIVTVGNGPYIIALNMMISTTLSMEDGSDAIIALIKDTLVNKGLPSTISLRLLSSGQVVVTTPSP, encoded by the exons ctgctggtcagaGCTTCACAAGCTTCTCATTTTCTGGGCACCATGATGACCTACTACCCAGAGGAAACTTTTGCAGATGGTTCAGTCTCA GTGATCCTTCGCTATAAGTTGAATTTTGTCTCATGCATAGATAGTGATGCATGGCAATGTAATGGCAACTGTGGAGCACAAACCCAAACGCTCGGTTTGTCTGTGGTTCAGGAAGTAAGTGGTGAATGGTGTCAGAGAGAAGGAGCGATAACTCGTCTGCTGCCCAACAACACTGGATTTGAGACTCT GTTGGCCAGTGGAAACTGGATCAATAGCATACAAAATGGGATTGTATCCTGGAGAGCTGTGACTGCCGTTGAAATGAGGAACCGGTCGGACATCGGAAAACCCAACACATCCCCACAGACCACCATCCTCCCTGCTTTGAG AATTCCTTCAAACTGtgccaaaaacataaatttattgGCCTTTGACCCTGATGGAGACGAAGTGAGGTGCAGATATGGAAACACATCAGCTTCAGAGTGCAACCCGTGTACACCGCCGTCTGTCCTCAGCGTCTCATCC AACTGTTCTCTGTCATTCAGCCCAACCTACAACAATACTGTGCTTCCATACGCCGTCCAGTTGGTGATCGAGGATTTTCCCAAACAGGACATAATTCTGACTCAAACTGACGGCTCACAGGTGGTAAAAACTACCAATGATGCCATCAGCAAGATACCtctgcagtttgttttgaaaG TGGGTCCACCAGTACCGTCCTGTGAAGATGGCGCCTATCTGCCCAGATTTCTGCCTCCAACTCCAGAAAACAGAGCTCAGCTCTTCGCCCCCGCTGGTCAGGCTCTGGTAATCAACATCAGAGCTGAGGCGACTCAGTCTGT CATCACCGGCCTCCGGTACAGCGGACCTTACAACGTGGTGAAGAATTCATCGGGATCAGGAAACTTCTCTCTGACCTGGACGCCATCGGCCAGTGAAGATGGACAGAGCCACCCCATCTGTTTTGTTGTCCAGGCAAA TTACTCGACCACTTTGTTACACTCTGACCTTCGGTGTGTTATCGTGACGGTTGGAAACG GCCCATATATCATCGCTCTGAATATGATGATCTCTACCACGCTGTCAATGGAGGACGGCTCTGATGCCATCATTGCTCTG ATTAAAGACACACTGGTTAACAAAGGGCTGCCTTCCACCATAAGTCTTCGCCTCCTGAGCAGCGGCCAAGTGGTCGTCACAACACCGAGCCCCTAG